The Mumia flava sequence CCCCGTACGAGCCGGCAGGACGGGGCGATGCGGTGCGGCGGGCGCGTCAGCGCGGCTCGCCGCGCAGGGCCTTCCCCGGGTACGCGTCGGTGAGCAGGTCGCCGTCGCGGACGACCGGGACGCCGCCGACGAGCAGGTGCTGCACGCCGACGGACGGCCTCGTCGCATCGAGGTACGTCGCGGCGTCGCTGATCCGGTCGGGGTCGAGGACGACGAGGTCGGCGTCCGCGCCGATCCCGAGATGCCCCTTCGCGGCGGCCCCGGGCGCGACCTCGTCCAGCACCCGAGCGGGCAGGAACGAGCACCGTCGGAACGCCTCGAGCCACGTCCACGTGCCGGTCTCGCGGACCATCGTGCGCAGCGACTTCGCGAAGGTCCCGGACGTGCGGGGGTGCGTGCCGGCGCCGGGCGGGAGCGGCCAGTCGCGGGTGTCGAGCACGCCGCCGCCCCACATCAGGGGCATCGCGTCGCTCGCGACGATCGCGTCGGGGAACGCCAGGGCCTGGTGCAGGACCTCTCGGTCCGCCGGGTCGCGCTCGTCCAGGAACTCGACGATGCACTCCGCGCCGGGGTCGCTCGCGCGGATCTCGCGCAGCCGGGTCTCGTTCTCGATCCGCTCGCCCGTCTCGACCATGACGATGCTGGACGGCCCGATCCCCCAGGCGCCGAGGCGCTCGGGGGCGAGGAAGTACGCGCCGACCCCCGTGCTGCCCGCGCCGTACGGGTAGGCCTCGACGGTCATCCGCGACCCGGACGCGCGGGAGCGGTCGAGCATCGCGAGCACGCGGTCGACGTGGCGCCGCGACGTGCTGTTGACGTGGCAGTGGTGCATCGCCGCCCCGGTCTCGGCGGCGGCGATCATCAGCTCCTCCGACCCGTCGACCGGGGTCGTCGGGTCGGCCTCGACGAGCTCGCGGACGTGCGTGTACGTGGGGGCGCCGGCGGACGCCGCGAGCCGCGCGACCGCGGTGAGCTCCGCCGGGTCGGTCCGGGGCGCGTACCCGAGCAGGATGCCGATCCCGAGCGCGCCGTCGCCGAGCTCTCGCTCGAGCAGCGACAACCAGTGCGCGAGCTCGCGCGGCGACGACGAGCGCTGCCACTGCGGCTCGCCGAGCAGCGCGAGCCCGGTCTCGAACCGCGCGTCGGGCTCGATCCCGAGGTGCGCCTGCGCCCGTGCGGTCCCCCACGACGCGGAGAACCCGTAGTTCAACGGGCGGCCCTCACGCGCCGCGTTCGCGTACGCAGCCGCGACCGGCATCAGCCCGGCCTCCAGGTCGAGCGCGGTCGTGACCCCGTCCATCGCCTGGAGCCGCTGCCCGGCGATCGAGTGGACGTGGCTGTGCAGGTCGACGAATCCCGGCCCGACGACGAGCCCGGCGACGTCGAGGACGTCCGCACCGTCCGGGACCGCGAGGTCGGGGCCGAGCGCGGCGATCCGGCCGTCCCGGACGAGCACGTCGGCGTCGCCGTCGAACGTCGTGCCCGGGTCGATCACGCGCGCGCCGCGCAGCAGGGTGTCCATGGCCGCAGCCTCGCACCGGACCGCTCGCAGACCTCGGTCGGGGCGCACGAAGTCAGGCGGTCGGGGTGGTCGCGCCGCACGAACCTGCACCCCGCGAGTCGCCCACGGCGTGCCCGCGAGTCACCCACGGCGTGCTCGCGAGTCGCCCACGGCGTGCTCGCGAGTCGCCTGGCGGGCCGACCACTACGATGGCGCCCGTGAGCGGATCCGGGACAGCGCGACCGACCGCGTCGCTGCGCCTGCACGCGTACGAGACGCTCAAGTCGCGGATCATCGACCTGGATCTCGCCCCGGGACAGCGCCTGGTCGAGCGGGACGTCGCGGCGGAGCTCGGGGTCTCCCGGGTCCCGTTGCGCGAGGCCCTGCACATGCTCGAGGCCGAGGGTCTCGTCGTGGTCGTGCCGCGGCAGGGCGCGATGGTCGCCGCGTTCACCCCGGACGACATCCGCGCGCTCTTCGAGGTGCGCGAGTCCGTCGAGGTGCTGGCCGCGCGGCTGGCCGCCGAGCGGCGCAGCGACAGCGACCTCGCACGCATGCGCACGCTGCTCGTCGAGGCGCAGGTCGCCCTCGACGCCGGAGACGACGCCGCGACCGCGGCCGCGAACGCCGGGTTCCACCGCGCGGTGCTGGACGCCTGCGGCAACCCGCTGCTCCAGTCGATGATGGGGCCGCTCCAGGCGCGGGTGCAGTGGCTGTTCCACCTCACCAAGCGGCGCGACACCCGCGAGCAGCGCGAGGAGCACGCCGGCATCCTCGACGCGATCGACGCGCGCGACGGCGAGCGGGCCGCGCAGCTCTACCTCGCGCACATCGCCGAAGGACTCGAGCCGACGCTGGCGATGTCGGGATCCTGGGCGTCGGAGGCGTTCGACCCGGTCGAGGTCACACGCTCACGCAACCGCGTCGCCGCCGGCCCCACCCGCTGACCTGCCTCCCCGGCCCGCGCGTCACCGCGGGCGTGGCCGACGTGGTCGAGAACGGGCCGGCCCGCCTCGCCGAAACGCGTTCTTAACGGACGGTTGACGGGGTCGTGACGGCGGATCGGCACGCTGTTCTTAGTGGTATACCACTAAGACTCTCGCACCCGGAGGAACAGCCAGATGACCCGCAGCCCCCGCCCCCGTACCCGGCTCGCCGCTCTCGCCCTCGTCCCGGTCCTCACCCTCGGCCTCGCGTCGTGCGGTGAGTCCGAGGAGTCGTCCGCATCGGAGAAGCTCGCCGTCGGCGTCTTCCTGCCCGGCTCGATCTCCGACACCGGCTTCATGCAGTCCGCCTACGAAGGTGTCGAGCGGATCGAGACCGACATGGCCGACGAGGTCGACATCTCCTTCGTCGAGGAGGTCGCCCAGCCCGACTACCAGCAGGTCCTCAACAAGCTCGCGAGCGAGAACGACCTCGTCGTCTCCGTCGGCGGCCAGACCGACGCCGACCTCCGCACGGTCGCGCCGACCTTCCCCGACGTCACCTTCGTCGAGATCGGCGGTCCGTCCGACGCCGAGCCGATGGAGAACCTCGCGTACTACGATCCCGAGCAGGCCGAGGCCGAGTACCTCTCCGGCGCCGCAGCCGCCCTCGTCTCGGAGTCCGGCTCGATCGGGTTCATCGGCGGCATCGAGCTGCCCGCGATCGTGAACGCCTCCCAGGCGTTCGCGAACGGCGCCGAGGCCGCGGTCCCCGGGACCACCGTGGTCGACGCCCAGTTCATCGGCGACTTCAACGACCCGGCGAAGGCCAAGCAGGCCGCCGCCGCGAACTACGGCGCCGGCGTGGACGTGATCGGGCAGATCGTGAACCTCGGAAAGACCGGCATCGAGCAGGCCGCACGCGACGCCGACGGCTCGATGGTCGGCGGTCCGATCCCCGGCGAGTGCTCGGCCGACTCCCCCTACATCGGTTACGTCAAGACCGACATCGGCGCGGAGATCGAGTACGCCGTCGACGTGGTGCTGGACGACACCTTCGAGGCCGCCCAGGTCCCCTTCGGACTCACCACGGACCGTGACGGCACGGACTTCACGCTCTGCACCGACGACGCCGAGGTCGTCGCCGCTCTCGACGAGATCCGCGAGTCGGTCGCCTCGGGCGACGTCGAGCCGTACTGACCGGCTCCGATTGCCCGACCGGCACGGCACGATCCCGCCGAGACGCCGATCCGCACGAGTGGAAGGAGGCACCCGATGAACCGGACCGCGCACCGCCCGGCCGACATCACGCCGCCGACAGGACCGCCCGCGTTGGCGCTGCACGGGATCTCGCGTCGCTTCGGCGGCCTGACCGCGCTCGACGCGGTGGACGTCGAGATCGTCGGCGGCGAGGTCCACTGCGTGCTCGGGGAGAACGGCGCGGGCAAGTCGACGCTGTGCAACCTCGTGTACGGGTCGCTGCCGCCGTCGTCCGGACGCATGGAGGTCGCGGGTCGCACGTACGCGCCGGACAGCCCGGCCGAGGCGATGACGCACGGGATCGCGATGGTGCACCAGCACTTCAGCCTGGTCCCCACGCTGACGGTGGAGGAGAACCTGCTGCTCGGCGGCGGGTTCCGGCTCGACCGGGCGGCGCTGCTCGAGCGACTGGCCCGGATCGAGTCGGACTACGGCCTGGTCGTCGAGCTCGGGGCGCGTGCCGGCGCCCTGTCGGTCGGGCGTCGGCAGCGCGTCGAGATCGTGAAGGCGCTGCTGGGGGCGCCGTCGCTCCTGCTGTTCGACGAGCCCACGGGTGTGCTCGGACCCGATGAGGTCGGGACCTTCCTCGCGACCGCGAGCCGGATCGCCGAGGCCGGTGCCGCCGTCGTGCTGATCACGCACAAGCTGCACGAGGTCCGCGAGATCGGCGACGTCGCCACCGTGCTCCGCCACGGACGGGTCGTCGGGTCGGGCCGGCTCGAGGACCTGCCCGACTCGGACCTCGTCGCGATGATGGTCGGCGGCGGTCGGGGGGACCTCGACCCGGTGCTCGCCGCCGGCATCGGTCTGGACGTGCCGTCCGCATCCGCGCCCCCGAGCGGTGCGGGCGGCACGCCCGGACGACCCCGTGCCGCCGAGGTCGAACGACCGCAGGCCGATGCTGCCGGTACGGCGCCGGTGCTGGTCGTCGAGGACCTCGCGGCACCCGACCCGCACGGCGGCGCCGGGCTCGACGGTGCGAGCCTGGTCGTCGAACCCGGCCGGATCGTCGGCGTCGCCGGCGTGGAGGGCAACGGCCAGTCCGCGCTCGTCGCCGCACTGTCCGGCGCGATCTCGCCCACGCGGGGAGCGGTCCGACTGCGCGGGGTCGACATCACCACGGCCACCCCCGCCGTACGCACGGCTGCGGGTCTGGCCGTCATCCCCGAGGACCGTCACCACGAGGCCGTGGTTGCCGACCTGAGCGTGACCGAGAACCTCCTGCTCGGCCGGGCGAGCGGCTTCACGCGGTTCGGGCTGCTGGACCGGCGCGCGATGCGCCGCCGCGCCACCGAGCTGTGCGCTGCGCACGACGTCCGCGTGCCGTCCGTCGATGCGCCGATGTCGACGCTGTCCGGAGGCAACCAGCAGAAGGCGGTGCTGGCACGGGAGCTGTCCCTGGATCCGCTCACCTGCGTGGTCGCGGCCCACCCCACCCGCGGACTCGACGTCGGCGCCGTGCAGGCCGTCGCGACCCAGCTGCGCGCCGCGGCGACGCGCGGAGTCGCGGTCCTCGTCGTCTCCGGCGAGCTCGAGGAGCTGCTCGCGCTCAGCGACAGCGTCGTCGTCGCCTTCCGCGGCGCGCTGCTCGGTCCGGTCGACCCGCGCCTCCCCGACGCACGCGACCAGCTCGCACGCCTGATGACAGGAGCCCGTACGTGAACCTGCGCCATCCCGCCGTCCTGGCCGTCGCCTCGGGCTTCGGGGCGCTGCTCGTGACCGTCGCTCTCGCGGCGGCGGCCGGCGCATCCCCGGCGACCACGCTGTCGGCGATGTGGACGGGCACCTTCGGGAACCCGTTCGCGCTCGGGTCCTCGATGAACACCGCCGCGGCGATCCTGCTGATCGCCTGCGGCTTCATCGTCGCCTACCGGGCGAGCCTGGTGAACGTCGGCGGCGAGGGACAGCTGTGCCTCGGAGCGATCGGCGCCACCGCCGTCGGCACCCATCTCCCCGACTCCACCCCCACTGCCCTGGCGATCCCCGCCGTGCTCGTCGCTGCCGCCCTCGGCGGTGCGGCGTGGGCCGCGATCCCCGCCGCACTCGTCGTACGCCGTGGGGTCAACGAAGTGATCACGACCCTGTTGCTCAACTTCGTCGGCCTGGCCCTCGTCATGCTCGTCGTGCACTCCGAGGCGCTGCTGCGCCAGCCGGTGACGAGCTCGGAGACGCTGCCGCAGTCCGAGCCGCTCACCGAGCCCGCCCGGCTCCCCCTGCTCGGCCTGGACGGATCCCCCGCGACGGTCGCGATCGTGATCGCCGTCGTGGCGGCGGCCCTCACCGCGCTGGTGCTCCGGCGTACCGTGACCGGGCTGCGCCTCGCCGCGGTGGGCCGGTCGCTTCCCGCAGGCCGACGGCTCGGGCTGCGCGTGGACCGCCTGCG is a genomic window containing:
- a CDS encoding amidohydrolase family protein, producing MQVRAARPPRPPDFVRPDRGLRAVRCEAAAMDTLLRGARVIDPGTTFDGDADVLVRDGRIAALGPDLAVPDGADVLDVAGLVVGPGFVDLHSHVHSIAGQRLQAMDGVTTALDLEAGLMPVAAAYANAAREGRPLNYGFSASWGTARAQAHLGIEPDARFETGLALLGEPQWQRSSSPRELAHWLSLLERELGDGALGIGILLGYAPRTDPAELTAVARLAASAGAPTYTHVRELVEADPTTPVDGSEELMIAAAETGAAMHHCHVNSTSRRHVDRVLAMLDRSRASGSRMTVEAYPYGAGSTGVGAYFLAPERLGAWGIGPSSIVMVETGERIENETRLREIRASDPGAECIVEFLDERDPADREVLHQALAFPDAIVASDAMPLMWGGGVLDTRDWPLPPGAGTHPRTSGTFAKSLRTMVRETGTWTWLEAFRRCSFLPARVLDEVAPGAAAKGHLGIGADADLVVLDPDRISDAATYLDATRPSVGVQHLLVGGVPVVRDGDLLTDAYPGKALRGEPR
- a CDS encoding GntR family transcriptional regulator; its protein translation is MSGSGTARPTASLRLHAYETLKSRIIDLDLAPGQRLVERDVAAELGVSRVPLREALHMLEAEGLVVVVPRQGAMVAAFTPDDIRALFEVRESVEVLAARLAAERRSDSDLARMRTLLVEAQVALDAGDDAATAAANAGFHRAVLDACGNPLLQSMMGPLQARVQWLFHLTKRRDTREQREEHAGILDAIDARDGERAAQLYLAHIAEGLEPTLAMSGSWASEAFDPVEVTRSRNRVAAGPTR
- a CDS encoding BMP family ABC transporter substrate-binding protein; this encodes MTRSPRPRTRLAALALVPVLTLGLASCGESEESSASEKLAVGVFLPGSISDTGFMQSAYEGVERIETDMADEVDISFVEEVAQPDYQQVLNKLASENDLVVSVGGQTDADLRTVAPTFPDVTFVEIGGPSDAEPMENLAYYDPEQAEAEYLSGAAAALVSESGSIGFIGGIELPAIVNASQAFANGAEAAVPGTTVVDAQFIGDFNDPAKAKQAAAANYGAGVDVIGQIVNLGKTGIEQAARDADGSMVGGPIPGECSADSPYIGYVKTDIGAEIEYAVDVVLDDTFEAAQVPFGLTTDRDGTDFTLCTDDAEVVAALDEIRESVASGDVEPY
- a CDS encoding ABC transporter ATP-binding protein, with amino-acid sequence MNRTAHRPADITPPTGPPALALHGISRRFGGLTALDAVDVEIVGGEVHCVLGENGAGKSTLCNLVYGSLPPSSGRMEVAGRTYAPDSPAEAMTHGIAMVHQHFSLVPTLTVEENLLLGGGFRLDRAALLERLARIESDYGLVVELGARAGALSVGRRQRVEIVKALLGAPSLLLFDEPTGVLGPDEVGTFLATASRIAEAGAAVVLITHKLHEVREIGDVATVLRHGRVVGSGRLEDLPDSDLVAMMVGGGRGDLDPVLAAGIGLDVPSASAPPSGAGGTPGRPRAAEVERPQADAAGTAPVLVVEDLAAPDPHGGAGLDGASLVVEPGRIVGVAGVEGNGQSALVAALSGAISPTRGAVRLRGVDITTATPAVRTAAGLAVIPEDRHHEAVVADLSVTENLLLGRASGFTRFGLLDRRAMRRRATELCAAHDVRVPSVDAPMSTLSGGNQQKAVLARELSLDPLTCVVAAHPTRGLDVGAVQAVATQLRAAATRGVAVLVVSGELEELLALSDSVVVAFRGALLGPVDPRLPDARDQLARLMTGART
- a CDS encoding ABC transporter permease yields the protein MNLRHPAVLAVASGFGALLVTVALAAAAGASPATTLSAMWTGTFGNPFALGSSMNTAAAILLIACGFIVAYRASLVNVGGEGQLCLGAIGATAVGTHLPDSTPTALAIPAVLVAAALGGAAWAAIPAALVVRRGVNEVITTLLLNFVGLALVMLVVHSEALLRQPVTSSETLPQSEPLTEPARLPLLGLDGSPATVAIVIAVVAAALTALVLRRTVTGLRLAAVGRSLPAGRRLGLRVDRLRFGSLTAAGAFAGLAGGTLVASAPFVLSEGISSGYGFTGLVAGLLARGSLLAAIALTSVLALLVAGGINLQLSAGVPAAITQMTEAVLVLLVAGSAVAARTRPPRAAHPTTRPAPPDPPPDEGVRRGAGAGDRSTAGTEVATR